In one Bartonella grahamii subsp. shimonis genomic region, the following are encoded:
- the trxA gene encoding thioredoxin codes for MTCIKVDKANFESEVLTSSTPVVVDFWAEWCGPCKMIAPILDEISMEMQNKVKIAKVNIDENPELATQYGVRSIPTLLMFKNGNISSNMVGATSKGRLSEWIKDGLS; via the coding sequence ATGACGTGTATAAAAGTTGATAAGGCTAATTTCGAAAGTGAAGTTCTAACCTCTTCCACCCCTGTTGTGGTTGATTTTTGGGCAGAATGGTGTGGCCCTTGCAAAATGATTGCTCCAATTTTGGATGAAATTTCAATGGAAATGCAAAATAAAGTTAAAATTGCTAAGGTAAATATTGATGAAAATCCGGAACTGGCTACCCAATACGGAGTACGTTCTATCCCTACATTATTAATGTTTAAAAATGGAAATATTTCATCGAATATGGTTGGCGCTACCTCTAAAGGACGTCTTTCTGAATGGATAAAAGATGGGCTTAGTTAA
- the tsaE gene encoding tRNA (adenosine(37)-N6)-threonylcarbamoyltransferase complex ATPase subunit type 1 TsaE yields the protein MNSSFFLENEEATKLFAQHLTLSLKPGDLVTLQGDLGTGKSTIARTIIQTLANDNTMDVPSPTFTLVQSYQLPKFEIIHADLYRLSMEEEIDELGLHEAREENILLVEWPERSTALLELATFALTLHYKEQGRHVTLKSAKHSIERLQQSFAIRTF from the coding sequence ATGAATTCTAGTTTTTTTCTTGAAAATGAAGAGGCAACAAAGCTTTTTGCACAACATTTAACCCTTTCTTTAAAGCCAGGGGATCTTGTAACGCTGCAAGGAGATCTTGGAACTGGAAAATCAACTATTGCACGTACAATTATTCAAACACTTGCGAACGATAATACTATGGATGTTCCAAGCCCTACTTTTACTCTTGTGCAAAGCTATCAACTTCCAAAGTTTGAAATTATTCATGCTGATCTTTATCGCCTTTCTATGGAAGAAGAAATTGATGAATTAGGGCTTCATGAAGCTCGTGAGGAAAATATTTTACTTGTTGAATGGCCAGAAAGAAGTACAGCTCTTTTAGAGCTCGCCACTTTTGCACTCACCTTACACTATAAAGAACAGGGACGTCATGTAACACTCAAATCAGCAAAACATTCCATTGAACGTTTGCAACAGTCTTTTGCAATTCGTACATTTTAA
- a CDS encoding PAS-domain containing protein, producing MLSFGDYNSKEKTQKMIRIYTYIFCLFFFFSPTCTVAQSLEGYLPFFFTLPNGPWLLLALCGGISCASLFTCMAVIMHAKKAAQKPLKIIQANFSEKLKYYEWLLEETEQFLLIWENPTTLPRVVGALSALQKIGIDQKDFQRFELWVEENSLRELDYSLTQLRCKCHPFDLSITTTNNVLLQVTGVIARTVAIVRFQDISKQQSENARLQKDIARLLTELRMQRNLLDLIQEPVWIKDCEGKVCFINRAFREMTNFHEDSNEVGDLFNENTQCKTDETETIFQEHVHTVIDGERHRFHLTRITTAEGMAAFARDDSAYENLAHELRYVLKSHCETLDQISTAVAIFDTNQKLKFCNHAFKILWPLETSFLESEPSHTLLLERLREKGLIAEHPDWRAWKEELFKAYRQTESNQQIWNLPDGRTVRVVSSPHPQGGVTWLYENLTEKIDLERRYNTLIKIQGETLDKLSEGVVVFGTDGRLRLSNPALSKLWSLPYNLLVEGTHITQLQSHCSALTLGQEWDQFTKFITGFAEKRETYSGRIDLKNDMIIDYTLVPLPDGQTMLTFVNVTDTVHVARALQEKNEALESADRLRNEFVQHVSYELRTPLTNIIGFSDILRDQIFGSINKRQQEYLGHIHSESGTLLNIVNDILDLATLDAGIMELDIKSVNIADAMIQAVARIEDRLNGRHITLLQQISPSLNSISADEKRLHQIFVNVLSNAINFATEASTIEFCVDEQDDNIVFSVHNEGSDIPEDVLDRIFKRFSSHSHHGGRAGAGLGLSLVKSFVELHGGHVEILTGSGKGTTVKCFFPLSKGDKIF from the coding sequence GTGCTCAGCTTTGGTGACTATAACTCCAAAGAAAAAACTCAAAAAATGATTCGAATCTATACGTATATATTTTGCCTTTTTTTCTTTTTTTCTCCAACATGCACTGTTGCTCAGTCATTGGAAGGTTATTTACCATTTTTCTTCACTTTGCCAAATGGTCCATGGCTGCTGTTAGCGCTGTGTGGAGGAATTTCTTGTGCTTCACTTTTCACGTGCATGGCTGTCATCATGCATGCAAAAAAAGCTGCACAGAAGCCTTTGAAGATAATTCAGGCAAATTTTTCTGAAAAACTTAAATATTATGAATGGCTTCTGGAAGAAACCGAGCAATTCCTTCTTATTTGGGAAAATCCAACAACCTTACCCCGTGTCGTTGGTGCCCTTTCTGCATTACAAAAAATAGGAATAGATCAGAAAGATTTTCAGCGTTTTGAGCTCTGGGTTGAAGAAAATTCTCTGCGAGAACTTGATTATTCATTGACTCAACTACGTTGTAAATGTCATCCTTTTGATCTTTCTATCACCACCACAAACAATGTACTGCTACAAGTTACAGGAGTCATCGCAAGAACAGTCGCTATTGTTCGTTTTCAAGATATCTCAAAACAACAGAGTGAAAATGCTCGTTTACAGAAAGATATCGCCCGCCTTCTTACCGAACTGAGAATGCAACGTAATCTTCTTGATCTTATTCAAGAGCCCGTATGGATAAAAGATTGTGAAGGAAAAGTTTGTTTTATCAATCGCGCCTTTAGAGAGATGACAAACTTTCATGAAGACAGCAATGAAGTGGGGGATCTCTTCAATGAAAATACACAATGCAAAACAGACGAAACAGAAACAATTTTTCAAGAACATGTTCACACAGTTATTGATGGAGAACGGCATCGTTTTCATCTCACACGTATTACAACAGCCGAAGGGATGGCTGCTTTTGCGCGTGATGACAGCGCATATGAAAATCTTGCTCATGAATTAAGATATGTTCTTAAAAGCCATTGTGAAACACTTGACCAAATTTCAACAGCTGTAGCCATTTTCGATACAAACCAAAAATTAAAATTCTGTAATCATGCTTTTAAAATTTTATGGCCGTTGGAGACTTCCTTTTTAGAAAGTGAACCAAGCCATACATTACTTCTTGAACGTCTACGTGAAAAAGGGCTCATTGCTGAACACCCCGATTGGCGCGCATGGAAAGAAGAACTTTTTAAAGCCTATCGACAAACAGAATCGAACCAACAAATTTGGAATCTTCCAGATGGACGTACGGTGCGTGTTGTCTCGAGCCCTCATCCACAAGGAGGTGTCACTTGGCTTTACGAAAACCTTACAGAAAAAATTGATCTTGAACGCCGTTATAATACACTTATTAAAATACAAGGTGAAACACTTGATAAACTTTCCGAAGGCGTGGTCGTTTTTGGTACTGATGGACGCCTTCGTTTATCGAATCCTGCCCTGTCGAAATTGTGGTCGCTTCCTTATAATTTACTGGTAGAAGGAACACATATTACACAGTTACAAAGCCATTGTTCAGCCTTAACCTTAGGACAAGAATGGGATCAATTTACCAAATTCATTACCGGTTTTGCTGAAAAACGTGAAACATATTCAGGTCGTATAGATCTTAAAAATGATATGATTATTGACTATACTTTGGTCCCTCTTCCTGATGGACAAACAATGCTTACTTTTGTGAATGTTACGGACACTGTCCATGTTGCGCGTGCTCTTCAAGAAAAAAATGAAGCATTAGAAAGTGCCGATCGTTTGCGTAATGAATTTGTCCAACATGTTTCCTATGAATTGCGTACACCTCTTACCAATATTATTGGATTTTCAGATATTTTACGCGATCAAATTTTCGGTTCTATCAATAAACGTCAACAAGAATATCTTGGGCATATTCATTCAGAATCAGGAACTCTTTTAAATATTGTTAACGATATTCTTGATCTTGCTACCCTTGATGCAGGCATTATGGAGTTGGACATAAAATCGGTTAATATTGCAGATGCTATGATACAAGCAGTAGCACGTATAGAAGATCGCCTTAATGGACGCCATATTACGCTTTTACAACAAATTTCTCCTTCCTTAAATTCTATTTCTGCTGACGAAAAACGCTTACATCAAATTTTTGTGAATGTACTGAGTAATGCTATTAATTTTGCAACGGAGGCGAGCACTATTGAATTTTGCGTCGACGAACAAGATGATAACATTGTCTTTAGCGTTCACAATGAAGGCTCTGACATCCCAGAAGACGTTCTTGATCGTATTTTTAAACGTTTTTCTTCTCATTCACACCATGGTGGACGTGCAGGAGCGGGTCTTGGACTTTCCCTTGTGAAAAGTTTCGTTGAACTACACGGTGGACATGTTGAAATTCTTACCGGTTCTGGAAAAGGAACAACAGTCAAATGCTTTTTCCCACTTTCCAAAGGAGATAAGATTTTTTAA